From Solidesulfovibrio carbinoliphilus subsp. oakridgensis, the proteins below share one genomic window:
- a CDS encoding rhomboid family intramembrane serine protease yields MTGDSRSGPPDAPDAPDAPETPARPSRPGPPSVPGRRPSLWPRPGQRDLTPALLGDGRVSATEIRAREWAYVLAARGIPHVLRREGSGWRLYVPRRRAEEGLAEIRAYAAERSDVVLYDPEAGPDRPPVGLAVLAWMGVVTGFWGFLLGGAPFFGRHVRWRDIGAGDSAAMLAGQWWRAVTSLCLHADPAHLFGNAACGTLFLVLLCRETGVGLGFALALGAGVAGNVAKVLIQGPGLHFLGASTAVFGALGVLGGVRLVSRLNPLSAKRAATAGAALMLLAMLGAGPGEDGGPGAGGAVDLAGHLFGFLSGALLGLGAGWLVDRRGRPGGAAQALFGALAAAVALGALGLALAFGQG; encoded by the coding sequence ATGACCGGCGATTCCCGGTCGGGCCCTCCCGACGCTCCCGATGCTCCCGACGCGCCCGAAACGCCGGCCCGGCCGTCGAGGCCCGGCCCGCCGTCCGTGCCCGGGCGCCGTCCCTCCCTGTGGCCGCGCCCCGGCCAGCGCGACCTGACCCCGGCGCTCCTCGGCGACGGCCGCGTCTCGGCCACGGAAATACGGGCCCGGGAATGGGCCTATGTGCTGGCCGCGCGCGGCATTCCCCACGTGCTGCGCCGGGAGGGGAGCGGCTGGCGGCTTTACGTGCCGCGCCGCCGGGCCGAGGAGGGGCTGGCCGAAATCCGGGCCTATGCCGCCGAGCGGTCCGATGTGGTCCTCTACGATCCCGAAGCCGGGCCAGACCGGCCCCCGGTGGGGCTGGCGGTCCTGGCCTGGATGGGCGTGGTGACCGGATTCTGGGGATTTCTCCTCGGCGGGGCGCCTTTTTTCGGCCGTCACGTCCGGTGGCGGGACATCGGGGCCGGCGATTCGGCGGCCATGCTGGCCGGCCAGTGGTGGCGGGCGGTCACTTCCCTGTGCCTGCACGCCGATCCGGCGCATCTTTTCGGCAACGCGGCCTGCGGCACGCTCTTTCTGGTGCTTCTGTGCCGGGAAACCGGGGTCGGCCTCGGCTTTGCCCTGGCCCTTGGCGCCGGGGTGGCGGGCAATGTGGCCAAGGTGCTCATCCAGGGCCCGGGCCTCCATTTCCTCGGCGCGTCCACCGCGGTCTTCGGGGCCTTGGGCGTCCTTGGCGGGGTGCGGCTCGTCAGCCGCCTAAATCCCCTTTCGGCCAAACGGGCGGCCACGGCCGGGGCGGCGCTGATGCTCCTGGCCATGCTCGGGGCCGGGCCGGGAGAGGACGGGGGCCCGGGAGCCGGCGGGGCCGTGGACCTGGCCGGCCACCTGTTCGGCTTCCTGTCCGGGGCCTTGCTCGGGCTTGGGGCCGGCTGGCTGGTGGATCGGCGGGGCCGGCCGGGCGGCGCGGCCCAGGCCCTTTTCGGGGCCCTGGCCGCCGCTGTCGCGCTGGGAGCCCTGGGGCTGGCCCTGGCCTTCGGGCAGGGCTGA
- a CDS encoding ABC transporter permease, with protein sequence MSLEISLKSIRVRFFRSMVTVASLVLAVAFLSFILSGSEVAAGLLRSGDPALRAALIEAGFDLPAMAPPAGQAAAEAARLGAGPKERWIVILSLLVCTVGIVNAQLMAVTERFREIGTMKCLGALDRFILRLFLLEAGVQGLAGSLVGAVAGIGVGLLAGLVRYGTAAVAQVSVAGLGRVMLVSMAVGAGLSLLGVVYPAVVAARMRPVEAMRAQE encoded by the coding sequence ATGTCCTTGGAGATAAGCCTCAAAAGCATCCGGGTCCGGTTTTTCCGCTCCATGGTCACGGTGGCCAGCCTCGTTTTGGCCGTGGCCTTTCTGAGCTTCATCCTGTCCGGGTCCGAGGTGGCGGCCGGGCTTTTGCGTTCCGGCGACCCGGCCCTTCGCGCGGCGCTCATCGAAGCCGGGTTCGACCTGCCGGCCATGGCGCCGCCGGCCGGGCAGGCCGCTGCCGAGGCCGCCCGGCTCGGGGCCGGGCCCAAGGAGCGCTGGATCGTCATCCTGTCGCTTCTGGTCTGCACGGTCGGCATCGTGAACGCCCAGCTCATGGCCGTGACCGAGCGGTTCCGGGAGATCGGCACCATGAAGTGCCTGGGCGCCCTGGACCGGTTCATCCTGCGCCTTTTTCTGCTTGAAGCCGGGGTGCAGGGGCTGGCCGGGTCCCTGGTCGGGGCCGTGGCCGGCATTGGCGTCGGCCTGCTTGCGGGCCTTGTCCGGTACGGCACCGCGGCCGTGGCCCAGGTGTCCGTGGCCGGCCTCGGCCGGGTCATGCTGGTTTCCATGGCCGTGGGCGCGGGGTTGAGCCTTTTGGGCGTGGTCTACCCGGCGGTGGTGGCCGCCAGGATGCGGCCCGTGGAGGCCATGCGGGCCCAGGAGTGA
- a CDS encoding ABC transporter ATP-binding protein, which yields MAEAHNIVRVSGVAKTFTMGSQVVTALRGVDLTIRAGEYLSIMGPSGSGKSTLFNMIGGLDKPSSGKVFIDEVDIAQLDAYELAWLRNRKIGYIFQTFNLIQVMTALENVTLPMTFAGVSQDEAAEKGLGLLALVGLRERHAHKPQELSGGQQQRVAIARSLANTPAIILADEPTGNLDLTTGEEIITLLKRLSSERGVTVISATHDYKMLNVSDRVVWIRDGRIDKIEERDQLNISVGTIGTKEE from the coding sequence ATGGCCGAGGCGCACAACATTGTCCGGGTATCCGGCGTGGCCAAGACCTTCACCATGGGCAGCCAGGTGGTGACGGCCCTTCGCGGCGTGGACCTGACCATCAGGGCCGGGGAATACCTGTCCATCATGGGGCCGTCGGGGTCTGGCAAGTCCACGCTTTTTAACATGATCGGCGGCCTCGACAAGCCCTCTTCGGGCAAGGTCTTCATCGACGAGGTGGACATCGCCCAGCTCGACGCCTACGAGCTGGCCTGGCTGCGAAACCGCAAGATCGGCTACATCTTCCAGACGTTCAACCTGATCCAGGTCATGACGGCGCTCGAAAACGTCACCCTGCCCATGACCTTCGCCGGCGTGTCCCAGGACGAGGCCGCCGAAAAGGGGCTCGGGCTCCTGGCCCTGGTCGGGTTGCGCGAGCGGCACGCCCACAAGCCCCAGGAGCTTTCCGGCGGCCAGCAGCAGCGGGTGGCCATCGCCCGGTCGCTCGCCAACACGCCGGCCATCATCCTGGCCGACGAGCCGACCGGCAACCTCGACCTCACGACCGGCGAGGAGATCATCACGCTCCTTAAGCGCCTGAGCAGCGAGCGCGGGGTCACGGTCATCTCGGCCACCCACGATTACAAAATGCTCAACGTCTCCGACCGCGTGGTCTGGATCCGGGACGGCCGCATCGACAAGATCGAGGAACGCGACCAGCTCAACATTTCCGTCGGAACCATCGGGACCAAAGAGGAATAG
- a CDS encoding HAMP domain-containing sensor histidine kinase: MYLYRKPIKHYGILFKMLVVYIGIMVVAYFTTSTLLIYIKESVNISRDIVKVRFEVLSISQRLVDSLLAMEENQKKFEILHSDEYRKNFLAALNEYKNAIWSILWFRYEGFSAWEELHAEFRQVFPDLAQGRDLAREPWIDQEKLNQWMRIVVSARQDNERVLESGMRELFRISEVAVSRGVSGLAISIGVGLLGILFLTYSLSRPLRELRKGIRAYTRDGRLEPIRVLSQDELGELGAAFNDMTVRLKEEERMRTDFIDMVSHEIRTPLTSIRESVNLMRERVLGEVNERQKRFLDIASDELQRISTMLTSLLKVSSMASQIVDLSPTTFNPEELLRETLEKAGPAAEAKDLRLTPRVGRDIVSVMGDRELLGQALYNLIGNAVKFSPVERSVLVGLEMADGGQKLLFSITDEGPGIPEEEQSHVFSKYYRGARTKRTTDGIGLGLSIARTIVEAHGGNIWLSSLPGKGCTFYFTIPVDGARI; encoded by the coding sequence ATGTATCTGTACCGAAAACCCATCAAGCACTACGGCATCCTTTTCAAGATGCTCGTGGTCTATATCGGCATCATGGTGGTGGCCTACTTCACCACCTCGACGCTTTTGATCTACATCAAGGAATCGGTCAACATCTCCCGGGACATCGTCAAGGTCCGCTTCGAGGTCCTGTCCATCTCCCAGCGGCTGGTGGACAGCTTGCTGGCCATGGAGGAGAACCAGAAGAAGTTCGAGATCCTCCATTCCGACGAGTACCGCAAAAACTTCCTGGCGGCCCTGAACGAATACAAAAATGCCATCTGGAGCATCCTGTGGTTCCGCTACGAGGGGTTTTCCGCCTGGGAAGAGCTGCATGCCGAGTTCCGCCAGGTCTTTCCCGACCTGGCCCAGGGCCGGGACCTGGCCCGGGAACCGTGGATCGACCAGGAAAAGTTGAACCAGTGGATGCGCATCGTGGTCAGCGCCCGGCAGGACAACGAACGGGTCCTGGAATCGGGCATGCGGGAGCTTTTCCGCATCAGCGAGGTGGCGGTCAGCCGGGGCGTGTCGGGCCTGGCCATTTCCATCGGCGTGGGGCTTTTGGGCATCCTTTTTCTCACCTATTCGCTCAGCCGTCCGCTTCGGGAGCTTCGAAAGGGCATCCGGGCCTACACCCGCGACGGCCGGCTGGAGCCGATCCGGGTCCTGTCCCAGGACGAGCTCGGCGAGCTTGGCGCGGCCTTCAACGACATGACGGTGCGGCTCAAGGAAGAGGAGCGGATGCGCACGGACTTCATCGACATGGTCAGCCACGAGATCCGCACGCCGCTGACCTCCATCCGCGAGTCGGTCAACCTCATGCGCGAGCGGGTGCTCGGCGAGGTCAACGAGCGCCAGAAGCGGTTCCTGGACATCGCCAGCGACGAGTTGCAGCGGATTTCCACCATGCTGACGAGCCTGCTCAAGGTCTCGAGCATGGCCTCCCAGATCGTGGACCTGTCGCCGACCACGTTCAACCCCGAGGAGCTCCTGCGCGAGACCCTGGAAAAGGCCGGCCCGGCGGCCGAGGCCAAGGACCTGCGCTTGACGCCGCGCGTCGGTCGCGACATCGTGTCCGTCATGGGGGACCGGGAGCTTCTCGGCCAGGCGCTCTACAATCTGATCGGCAATGCCGTGAAGTTCTCCCCGGTCGAACGGTCGGTGCTGGTCGGCCTGGAAATGGCCGACGGCGGCCAGAAACTCCTTTTCAGCATCACCGACGAAGGTCCCGGCATTCCGGAGGAAGAGCAGTCCCACGTCTTCAGCAAGTACTACCGGGGGGCGCGCACCAAGCGGACGACCGACGGCATCGGCCTTGGCCTTTCCATCGCCAGGACCATCGTCGAGGCCCACGGCGGCAACATCTGGCTGTCGAGCCTTCCCGGCAAGGGATGTACGTTTTACTTTACCATTCCAGTGGATGGGGCAAGAATCTGA
- a CDS encoding sigma-54-dependent transcriptional regulator — MKSAAQTRKTILAVDDDPHILEVLEVRLVSAGYDVVTAGDGAEALEVLAKRPVKLVISDIRMPGMDGMRLLEEMERRGIRLPIIFLTAHGSIPGAVEAIKHGAVDYLTKPFDGQELLTRVTEVFARAAGNDATRERDLGESGLVGQSEAMRDLAAMIERVAPRDVNVLVLGESGTGKELVANLIHRRSPRKNGPLVTVDCGSTPAGLLESELFGHVKGSFTHAVKDKKGLIEQANQGTLFLDEIGNISTEMQIRLLRFLENHRIRRIGDVREIQVDCRVIAATNADIFEQVAEGVFREDLLYRLKVVTINVPPLRERREDIPILAEHFTRQFCAAQGMPPVTVPAETMAYLMAYPWPGNVRQLRNALEAGVVLCTGGVLAPKDLQLPLAGKGPDRAGESLSLDESEKTAIVRALEQANWVQKAAAPLLGVSRRALNYKIQKYGIEIPKRRPKK, encoded by the coding sequence ATGAAAAGCGCCGCACAGACCCGAAAGACCATCCTCGCCGTGGACGACGATCCCCACATCCTGGAGGTGCTGGAGGTGCGGCTGGTCTCGGCCGGCTACGACGTGGTCACGGCCGGCGACGGAGCCGAGGCCCTGGAGGTCCTGGCCAAGCGCCCGGTCAAGCTCGTCATCTCCGACATCCGCATGCCCGGCATGGACGGCATGCGCCTGCTCGAAGAGATGGAGCGCCGGGGCATAAGGCTCCCCATCATCTTTCTGACGGCCCACGGCAGCATCCCCGGCGCGGTCGAGGCCATCAAGCACGGGGCCGTGGATTACCTCACCAAGCCCTTTGACGGCCAGGAACTCCTGACCCGGGTGACCGAGGTCTTCGCCCGGGCGGCCGGCAACGACGCCACCCGGGAGCGGGACCTCGGCGAGTCCGGCCTGGTCGGCCAGAGCGAAGCCATGCGCGACCTGGCCGCCATGATCGAGCGGGTGGCCCCCCGCGACGTCAACGTCCTGGTCCTTGGCGAATCCGGCACCGGCAAGGAGCTGGTGGCCAACCTGATCCACCGCCGAAGCCCGCGCAAAAACGGCCCCCTGGTCACGGTCGACTGCGGCTCGACCCCGGCCGGCCTCCTGGAGTCCGAACTCTTCGGCCACGTCAAGGGCTCCTTTACCCACGCGGTCAAGGACAAGAAGGGGCTCATCGAGCAGGCCAACCAGGGCACGCTTTTTCTGGACGAGATCGGCAACATCTCCACCGAGATGCAGATCCGGCTGCTGCGGTTTCTCGAAAACCACCGCATCCGGCGCATCGGCGACGTGCGCGAGATCCAGGTCGACTGCCGGGTCATCGCGGCCACCAACGCCGACATCTTCGAGCAGGTGGCCGAAGGGGTCTTTCGCGAGGATCTGCTCTACCGCCTGAAGGTCGTGACCATCAACGTGCCGCCCCTTCGCGAGCGGCGCGAGGACATTCCCATCCTGGCCGAGCATTTCACCCGCCAGTTCTGCGCCGCCCAGGGCATGCCGCCCGTCACCGTGCCGGCCGAGACCATGGCCTATCTCATGGCCTACCCCTGGCCCGGCAACGTGCGGCAACTGCGAAACGCCCTGGAGGCCGGGGTGGTCCTTTGCACCGGCGGCGTCCTGGCCCCCAAGGACCTGCAGCTGCCGCTGGCCGGCAAGGGGCCGGACCGGGCGGGCGAATCCCTGTCCCTGGACGAAAGCGAGAAAACGGCCATCGTCCGGGCCCTGGAGCAGGCGAACTGGGTCCAGAAGGCGGCCGCGCCGCTTTTAGGCGTCAGCCGGCGGGCCCTCAACTACAAGATCCAGAAGTACGGCATCGAGATTCCCAAGCGCCGCCCCAAGAAATAG
- a CDS encoding PH domain-containing protein — protein sequence MSLTGLVFEGEDIRYRTGKHWVVLAKAVILFALAVAVWSSEPALLKLAQFKAPEELEKFLPKIIAAAIWVFRYVFFLLLTLLALVRLFSFFTLRIGVTDKRLLCDDALFGTFSLDIGKIESVKCEPGVFGGLLGYGKMVLTASSSQRLVLTNIRRPHALEQELFAAK from the coding sequence ATGAGCCTTACGGGCCTCGTTTTCGAGGGAGAGGACATCCGGTACAGGACCGGCAAGCACTGGGTGGTGCTGGCCAAGGCGGTGATCCTCTTCGCCCTGGCCGTGGCCGTGTGGTCGAGCGAACCGGCCCTGCTCAAGCTCGCCCAGTTCAAGGCCCCGGAAGAACTTGAAAAATTCCTGCCGAAGATCATCGCCGCCGCCATCTGGGTCTTCCGCTACGTCTTTTTCCTCTTGCTGACGCTTCTGGCCCTGGTCCGGCTCTTTTCCTTTTTCACCCTGCGGATCGGGGTCACGGACAAGCGCCTTTTGTGCGACGACGCGCTTTTCGGCACCTTCTCCCTGGACATCGGCAAGATCGAGTCCGTCAAGTGCGAGCCCGGGGTTTTCGGCGGTCTTCTCGGCTACGGCAAGATGGTCTTGACGGCGTCGAGCAGCCAGCGGCTGGTGCTGACCAACATCCGCCGCCCCCACGCCCTGGAACAGGAACTCTTCGCGGCCAAATAG
- a CDS encoding FtsX-like permease family protein, translated as MQDASTPFVRNARLARLGAFFLALAACAVLVLWAGPAVAKRTRAGAAEAAGTADPAGAALAAAWLAAPDGEGAFERTVATGLAGLGGRLTGTAGCRTAADAVEGFFRGLGAGEVGRLYYQVPVMAHGPAALAVSGGAPAAVAGGGQAAVAADGQPAVAADGQSAVAVDGQSAVAAGGQSALAPLALNALTPGAVPPAGLTGPLVWAGGGEYRDFNGKLPDGSIVLMDLASGRNWQAAAELGAKALVYIDAGGPDQPADAGRFRDKFELTPVRFPRFLMTAAAARSLLGDYASLSGDPGGPVATLTARAAWEPAVASNVHLLFPGTDPALAGELLVIEAPYDATAYAPGHAPGADEAASVATLLHLARRLAATPPARPTLLVATSGHAQSLAGLREFYAALRAKGKDLRGQARELKDDIQKIDDTLAGLGRLGAAGVSGLRGQAPSSDQGAGPAPLDAPGVRAALVESLKDEVDGVTTRLMRLRLAPGEKDAAAIEALAARQAGLRRLMWREDLAAIAPGEAAELLALIPSATARLRAARASAEAEERCVGSARDLRKLVGDRDIVAQASLFLSSHGDGVGSFSEGFAFDVKPDVKPGQAYGRINRSLARAAEEAASAGGLPAGYYRDGMREDRQHPWQGLLPDRPPLGGEIGNIAGVLGLTLATTGDARLLWGTPADTPDRVDFAALGRQARFVSDVAAAMASPGFEVGEKRPRNVFSTLTGRVNFIRQGELFPERPAPGTVLCVYQGKTRFYAVTDAKGGFRVQGLANKKYVLDKAVIEGFRFDPDTGAAVWAIDKKQTGKDAYRVKMNRNAMETDLIMFGCEQTSLFSAFDPRTFRYFTRIDLLDARREAPPMRSWFSRLDTLDSTIVSLFLEPGTPFKAILSDTVLARKLILLNATPRDPAGTGYLIDAWPVLPVTELLGARDMWELLRPRVKNLEDHGIVSHRIRDIEERGRALYAKAVADGEARRYDAMVASARSSWGLAVRVYNDVEKTQRDVLLGVLFYIALFIPFAYCVERVVFNFADIHKRIAAFLGILAAVIAVVYEVHPAFKLTYSPLVVILAFFILGLSVMVALIIFMRFEREMTALQRRASHVKSSEIGGMRAFAAAFVIGVSNLRRRKVRTALTCLTLIILTFTIMSFTSVKSSREEGAAKFADVAPYRGVLLKNVGWRTLPPEALSVVRDAYAGSGDVVAPLAWLELPEKTLSPATSIRAGGKAETVQSFLGLSSEEQQIGRLRGLLTAGRWFAPGERDAVLLPGPMAERLGVGPGDTVIFFGRPFTVAGLFRKNALDERVDLDGESVTPVVYPSEASVEVSEAEKEAADTGEDIKTTQSRYQHIDDDLTVVVPYETLVGLGGQLKSVVVAPPADRLAMGKVQADDGSAMAGALADRFGLAVFSGQPGGVFVYHSGDALGYAGVPNILVPLVISVLIVLNTMIGAVYERKREIGVYTAVGLAPSHVSFLFIAEALAFAVISVVLGYLLAQISAGLLSGTSLWAGMTANYSSMAGVAAMLLVIGVVLLSVLYPSRVASQIAIPDVNRSWSLPDPVDGTIKTRLPFLVRVREQECAGGFLFDYYRTHQDVSHGLFATADVDYVFECPWDGPGANPHPKERHPEFCDLKACMRLSATVWLAPFDFGIKQAVTIYFIPAEETPGYMEIDVELTRQAGEAGMWKRLNKGFLNDLRKQLLIWRSLEESVRTAYEDKVVNDYNARLHDGRPAGEERA; from the coding sequence ATGCAGGACGCCAGCACTCCCTTCGTCCGAAACGCCCGCCTCGCGCGCCTGGGGGCCTTTTTTCTGGCCTTGGCCGCCTGTGCCGTCCTGGTCCTGTGGGCCGGGCCGGCCGTGGCCAAGCGGACCAGGGCCGGCGCCGCCGAGGCGGCTGGGACGGCGGACCCGGCCGGGGCGGCCCTGGCTGCGGCCTGGCTGGCTGCCCCGGACGGCGAGGGGGCCTTCGAGCGCACGGTCGCGACCGGACTGGCCGGCCTGGGCGGCCGGCTGACGGGCACGGCCGGCTGCCGCACGGCGGCGGACGCGGTGGAGGGCTTTTTCCGGGGGCTCGGGGCGGGCGAAGTGGGGCGGCTGTACTACCAGGTGCCGGTCATGGCCCACGGTCCGGCCGCCCTGGCCGTGTCCGGTGGCGCCCCAGCGGCCGTGGCCGGTGGTGGCCAAGCGGCCGTGGCCGCTGATGGACAACCGGCCGTGGCCGCTGATGGGCAGTCGGCCGTGGCCGTTGATGGACAGTCGGCCGTGGCCGCCGGTGGTCAGTCGGCCCTCGCCCCGCTGGCCTTAAACGCCCTGACCCCCGGGGCCGTGCCCCCGGCCGGCCTGACCGGACCGCTCGTCTGGGCCGGCGGCGGCGAGTACCGCGATTTCAACGGCAAACTCCCGGACGGATCCATCGTGCTCATGGACCTGGCTTCGGGACGCAACTGGCAGGCCGCGGCCGAACTCGGGGCCAAGGCCCTCGTCTACATCGATGCGGGCGGCCCGGACCAGCCGGCCGACGCCGGCCGGTTCCGGGACAAGTTCGAACTGACCCCGGTCCGGTTCCCGAGGTTTCTGATGACGGCCGCGGCGGCCCGGTCGCTGCTCGGCGACTACGCCTCCCTCTCCGGCGATCCCGGCGGACCCGTGGCAACGCTCACGGCCCGGGCCGCCTGGGAGCCGGCCGTGGCCAGCAACGTGCACCTCCTTTTCCCCGGCACCGACCCGGCCCTGGCCGGCGAGCTGCTCGTCATCGAGGCTCCCTACGACGCCACGGCTTATGCCCCGGGCCACGCCCCCGGCGCCGACGAGGCCGCCTCGGTGGCGACGCTTTTGCACCTGGCCCGCCGGCTGGCCGCCACGCCGCCGGCCCGGCCGACGCTCCTGGTCGCCACCTCCGGCCATGCCCAGTCCCTGGCCGGGCTGCGCGAATTCTACGCCGCCCTTCGGGCCAAGGGCAAGGACCTGCGCGGCCAGGCCCGGGAACTCAAAGACGACATCCAAAAGATCGACGACACCCTGGCCGGCCTCGGCCGCCTGGGTGCGGCCGGCGTCTCCGGGCTCCGCGGCCAGGCTCCGTCGTCGGACCAGGGGGCAGGGCCGGCGCCCCTCGACGCACCCGGCGTCCGGGCCGCCCTGGTCGAGAGCCTCAAGGACGAAGTGGACGGCGTCACCACCCGGCTCATGCGCCTGCGCCTGGCCCCGGGCGAAAAGGACGCGGCCGCCATCGAGGCCCTGGCCGCGCGCCAGGCCGGGCTGCGGCGGCTCATGTGGCGCGAGGACCTTGCCGCCATCGCCCCGGGCGAGGCCGCCGAACTGCTGGCCCTCATCCCCTCGGCCACGGCCCGGCTCCGGGCGGCCAGGGCCTCGGCCGAGGCCGAGGAGCGGTGCGTAGGCAGCGCCCGGGACCTGCGCAAGCTCGTCGGCGACCGGGACATCGTGGCCCAGGCCTCGCTGTTCCTTTCCAGCCACGGCGACGGGGTGGGAAGCTTTTCGGAGGGCTTCGCCTTTGATGTCAAACCCGACGTCAAGCCGGGCCAGGCCTACGGCCGCATCAACCGGTCCCTGGCCCGCGCGGCCGAAGAGGCGGCAAGCGCCGGCGGCCTGCCGGCCGGCTACTACCGCGACGGCATGCGCGAGGACCGCCAGCACCCGTGGCAGGGGCTTTTGCCCGACCGGCCGCCCCTTGGCGGCGAGATCGGCAACATCGCCGGCGTCCTTGGTCTGACGCTCGCGACCACGGGCGATGCCCGGCTTCTCTGGGGCACGCCGGCCGACACCCCGGACCGGGTGGATTTCGCCGCTCTCGGCCGCCAGGCCCGGTTCGTCTCGGACGTCGCGGCCGCCATGGCCTCGCCCGGGTTCGAAGTCGGGGAGAAGCGGCCGCGAAACGTCTTTTCGACGCTCACCGGCCGGGTCAACTTCATTCGCCAGGGTGAGCTTTTCCCCGAGCGCCCGGCCCCGGGCACCGTCCTTTGCGTCTACCAGGGCAAGACCCGGTTCTACGCCGTGACCGACGCCAAGGGGGGCTTTCGGGTCCAGGGGCTGGCCAACAAGAAGTATGTGCTCGACAAGGCCGTGATCGAGGGCTTCCGTTTCGACCCGGACACCGGTGCGGCCGTGTGGGCCATCGACAAGAAGCAGACCGGCAAGGACGCGTATCGGGTCAAGATGAACCGCAACGCCATGGAAACCGACCTGATCATGTTCGGCTGCGAGCAGACCTCGCTTTTCTCCGCCTTCGACCCCCGGACCTTCCGCTACTTCACCCGCATCGACCTGCTCGACGCCCGGCGCGAGGCTCCGCCCATGCGGTCCTGGTTCAGCCGCCTGGACACGCTCGATTCCACCATCGTGTCGCTTTTCCTCGAACCCGGCACGCCGTTCAAGGCCATCCTGTCCGATACCGTCCTGGCCCGAAAGCTTATCCTGCTCAATGCCACGCCCAGGGACCCGGCCGGCACCGGCTATCTCATCGACGCCTGGCCCGTGCTGCCGGTGACCGAACTCCTCGGCGCCAGGGACATGTGGGAGCTGTTGCGGCCGCGCGTCAAGAACCTGGAGGACCACGGCATCGTCAGCCACCGCATCCGCGACATCGAGGAGCGCGGCCGGGCCCTCTACGCCAAGGCCGTGGCCGACGGCGAGGCCCGGCGCTACGACGCCATGGTCGCTTCCGCCCGGTCGAGCTGGGGGCTGGCCGTGCGGGTCTACAACGACGTGGAAAAGACCCAGCGCGACGTGCTCCTGGGCGTCCTTTTCTACATCGCCCTTTTCATTCCCTTCGCCTACTGCGTGGAGCGGGTGGTCTTCAACTTCGCGGACATCCACAAGCGCATCGCGGCCTTTCTCGGCATCCTGGCCGCGGTCATCGCCGTGGTCTACGAGGTCCACCCGGCCTTCAAACTGACCTACAGCCCGCTGGTGGTCATCCTGGCCTTTTTCATCCTCGGCCTGTCGGTCATGGTGGCGCTCATCATCTTCATGCGCTTCGAGCGGGAGATGACGGCGCTCCAGCGGCGGGCCTCCCACGTCAAATCGTCCGAAATCGGCGGCATGCGCGCCTTTGCCGCCGCCTTCGTCATCGGGGTCAGCAACCTGCGCCGCAGAAAGGTCCGCACCGCGCTCACCTGCCTGACGCTCATCATCCTGACCTTTACCATCATGAGTTTCACGAGCGTCAAATCGAGCCGCGAGGAGGGCGCGGCCAAGTTCGCCGACGTGGCGCCCTACCGGGGCGTGCTCCTTAAAAACGTGGGCTGGCGTACCCTGCCGCCCGAGGCCCTGTCCGTGGTCCGCGACGCCTACGCCGGCAGCGGCGACGTGGTGGCCCCCCTGGCCTGGCTGGAGTTGCCGGAAAAGACGCTTTCCCCGGCCACCAGCATCCGGGCCGGCGGGAAGGCCGAAACCGTGCAGAGCTTTCTGGGCCTTTCGTCCGAGGAACAGCAGATCGGCCGGCTGCGCGGGCTTTTGACCGCCGGCCGCTGGTTCGCCCCGGGCGAGCGCGACGCGGTCCTGCTTCCGGGTCCCATGGCCGAGCGCCTGGGGGTCGGGCCCGGCGACACGGTCATCTTTTTCGGCCGGCCCTTCACCGTGGCCGGGCTTTTCCGCAAAAACGCCCTGGATGAGCGGGTGGACCTGGACGGCGAATCCGTGACCCCGGTGGTCTATCCGTCGGAAGCCTCGGTCGAGGTCTCGGAAGCCGAAAAGGAGGCCGCGGACACGGGCGAGGACATCAAGACCACCCAGAGCCGCTACCAGCACATCGACGACGACCTGACCGTGGTCGTGCCCTACGAGACCCTGGTCGGCCTCGGCGGCCAACTCAAGTCCGTGGTCGTTGCCCCGCCGGCCGACCGGCTGGCCATGGGCAAGGTGCAGGCCGACGACGGCTCGGCCATGGCCGGGGCCCTGGCCGACCGGTTCGGCCTGGCCGTCTTTTCCGGACAGCCGGGCGGGGTCTTCGTCTACCATTCCGGCGACGCCCTGGGCTATGCCGGGGTGCCCAACATCCTGGTGCCCCTGGTCATCTCGGTCCTCATCGTCCTTAACACCATGATCGGCGCGGTCTACGAACGAAAGCGCGAGATCGGCGTCTATACCGCCGTGGGGCTGGCCCCGTCCCACGTCTCGTTTCTCTTCATCGCCGAGGCGCTGGCCTTTGCCGTCATCAGCGTCGTCCTTGGCTATCTGTTGGCCCAGATCTCGGCCGGACTTCTTTCCGGCACCAGCCTCTGGGCCGGCATGACGGCCAACTATTCCTCCATGGCCGGGGTGGCGGCCATGCTCTTGGTCATCGGCGTGGTGCTCCTCTCGGTCCTCTACCCGTCCCGGGTGGCCAGCCAGATCGCCATCCCGGACGTCAACCGGTCCTGGTCCCTGCCCGATCCCGTGGACGGGACCATCAAGACCCGGCTGCCGTTTCTGGTCCGGGTCCGGGAACAGGAGTGCGCCGGCGGGTTTCTTTTCGACTACTACCGGACCCACCAGGACGTGTCCCACGGCCTCTTTGCCACGGCCGACGTGGACTACGTGTTCGAGTGCCCCTGGGACGGGCCGGGCGCGAACCCGCATCCCAAGGAACGCCATCCGGAGTTCTGCGACCTCAAAGCCTGCATGCGGCTTTCGGCCACGGTCTGGCTGGCGCCCTTTGATTTCGGCATCAAGCAGGCCGTGACCATCTATTTTATTCCGGCCGAGGAGACGCCCGGCTACATGGAAATCGATGTGGAACTGACGCGCCAGGCCGGCGAGGCCGGCATGTGGAAGCGGCTCAACAAGGGCTTTTTAAACGACCTGCGCAAGCAGCTTTTGATCTGGCGGTCCCTTGAGGAATCCGTGCGCACGGCCTACGAGGACAAGGTGGTCAACGACTACAACGCCAGGCTCCACGACGGCCGGCCGGCGGGGGAGGAGCGGGCATGA